The DNA region aatgattagctttggctaatggcatccgaagggatgaccAGGACAAACGGTTGATtagttttggctaatggcatccgaagggatgatCGGGAcaaacaaatgattagcttcggctaatggtatctgaagggatgaccgggacaaacaattgattagcttcggctaatagcatccgaatggatgaccagaataaatgaatgattagccTTGGTTAATGGCATTCGAAGGGATGACCGAGAAAAACAGTTGATTAGTTTTGGATGATGACATTTGAAGGGGATAGCCGGGGTGAATGAACAGTTAACCGCGACAAATAATGTCTTAAAGAATGGCCGGATTTAAGATTATGGTTGATTGTAAGAATTGGTGCATATATATGTACTGCAAGTTGTGTATACCAAGAACATGAAGGAACTACAAATGCCAAGCTTCAAACATGAGATAATGTTAATTCTTCATTAAACTGCCAGACCATTTTCTTattggtattattattattattaagtaattgcattcttgtaaatgttttgtactgcaaTAGGAACGTCATACTAACAAGGTGCTTAGGAAACCCGATAAACGAAAACCTACTTTTGCAAAgaatcatgtagttgcattctaaatcatgatgtattttatatgaatcaatatactgaatgtataactatgATTAGATCCTTTTAGATTAAATTCGTGATGACTATTTGTAGGATAGAATTACAAACTCATGACtatgcatgtatattttaaatgcgaacttctaatcatgcaaacataatattatgagtttatgtaagatttacttttaaatgaaatgtttatTGTTGTTGATGTATGGATTATATATTCATGATGTGAAGGGAACATGTTCGCCGATTACCGACACGATGTGTgttaagtatataaaaaaaaatttattgttattttgggCTTcaaaagccgggttgttacaagtataaactcttattactcaactggaaaccacacacaaaggaggttccaatcagatttacattgttaacatgattacattaattattttattcgagtaatgtcaatacttgtaaatattattaggtattcatggtgataatttatgttaacaacaaatcaagttcctttcatagcacaggtgtcagtcataccatacagttgggctatgaaagtgccaagtatttattGTGCCAAGTATTTTCAACACAAAActagattaattatttaacaagcaaggtattaaaagtgagcaagataataaatataaaacatgttagtatcaagcattaaagtccattttgagtttatactatacttattcttacaccattagtgtaaccttttcaccttgacataataaatttagctaaacataatgaaagaaagaaacataaataaacaagataagaacataattatataagtaaaggaaaggaaaggaaaaagcagaaacaagaaattaatataacataaaataaaacttaaacattacaaaatacaaagaaagagagcaagatcatgatctttaataatatttatgatgataataataatattaaacttatcttacctaattttttatagtttttaattccctcaaataaaacttattgttCTTgttcgataataataatatttttcttcaaatttattaatttaataatagtagtagtagtagtagtaatatttttttttcccttcaaatcaaatctatggttgtttttcaaaattaattatatatttttaaaatttaataattattaataatattaattataataaaaactataaaatttataatacaaataataatatttttaatattagcaatattaattatataatacaaattataatattttaaatattagcaatattaattataataacaataaacttacttaagtttaagtgggttcGGCTGCAACACCAGACTGGAAAGATTTGGACCGCTCTTATATGACAGATCCAAAAGCCTTGGGTCTTGCTGCATTCCGAACCCATTTTAGTTGTGTGAAGACACAAGACCCAAGAGCATTGGGTCCTTACACGAACCCATTAACCTAGGGTCTGACTCTTGACCAAATTGTCTTGGGCCAGGGAGGGCTACAAGACCTAGGGGACTTCAGTCTACCTCATATCACTCCCAATCAACTTGGGTCTGGCATGCCCTTCTAGAcccaagttaaaaataataaaaataattgattttacccttgaaatcacatctatttttttatatagtagtaaaatttattgtaaatttaataatattttatgatattaattataatattaaacttttCTGAcctaagtttttatagtttttaatcccctcaaataaaacttgttgtttttctttgaaaataataatatttttcttaaaaattattaatttaataataataataataatgttaccattcaaatcaaatttatggttatttttcaaaatgaatgatgtattttcaaaatttcttaattatgatattaatattattaaaataataatatttataatacaaataataaaatttataatattaatcatcacaaaaaaaaaaatatttataaaccaaaataataatatttttaatattaaaattaaaaatacttataatacaaataataatatttttaatattaaaactcttATCTTTACAGATTTGAGCATTGCTATACCTAAAGGAACTTATGCTTGTATTGGTAAATCTCACTATCTGTTATCACTATCTGCTTGCCATGATGTTAAAACTTCTAGAATGAGATTTTAGCTTGAAATCGGGGAATATGTGCTTAACATTATAGTAAAATAGCATTTGCAACTATTTATGTTCATCGCATTTAAGCtataagtaattaaaaaaaaaaattatataaggaaaaaaaaaaaaaaagaagaggtcaTGTCCCATGCGATTTATTGTAAACAAAAAATTGgcatcatttgatattttgatattggtttACACTAGGTAACTATTTGGACATAGACTTGTGTTTAGAAAtgtagttgatttttaaaatattttttatttaaaaataaattaaaataaaattttatttttaatattaatatatttaaaatatctaaattcctttttaatttatatttactgatggtttagttttgtttttaaaattgagttttgttgttttaactTTGATATCGAGATTGACAGATTACAGATGCTCTGATTACAAAGGTGCTGGTGTCATAGATGCTAATTACATATGCCATGTCATAACTGATAGAATTGTGCAGTTgagtcttaaaaaaattataactccTGATGTAATGGAAGTTGAGGATTTTGATGCAACTGTGAGAGTTGTTAGAGGGTTTGGATCTATTGGTATTTAAACTTCGTGtgatttgtaatgttttttctaaaatgtttCTATTTCTTGGTGTTTAAATTTAGCGAATAGATGGTAGACTAAGTAGTGAAAGTTTTGGGTTTGGTGAAGGAGCTCCTTTTATTAATGAAGACACCTGTAacaaggctatatatatatatatatatatataatggtttgtttttcatttgttctatagtttcatttccttttttatctttttattaaccACCTGCAAcaaggctatatatattttattgttgtttcaaTTGATCAAATCACACTATCTTGCTGCTTAACCTCAAGCATTACTCAGTTGTAAGAAACTTGACcgactaatttaaaaaatacatggagGATAAGTCGTTCTAGCAAAAGATACTGAATGAACATTTCTTTGCAagcttacacacacacataatctCCCTAATTTACTTGTAAAAAGATGATGGGTTCACCATTTTAAGTGAGAAACttataaaatagagaaaaaaaccttAATCCATCTTCATAATCTCTTTACAACTTCTTATTCTAAGTTTGCAAGtcataaaagaaaagacaaaaaccaATGAAGTGTTGGTTTAGTAGTGAGGCACCGTTATATCCCTGTAAAGGTGAGAATGCAAGTTTGATCCCTTGTTGGGAGAGGCGGCCACAAACCTCGAACGAGACTAGTCTTGCCCTTTAAAAAGGGTGTGAGGATACCcgagaagcaaaaaaaaaaaaaaaaaaaaatcaaagaaagtccCATAAACCCATACAACAAACCTAAATTGAAAATCCTATTTAAATGTACTTTGTTGCTACTGCTACCGCTAATGCTGCCGTTTATGATGCTAATGTTGTTCATGCTCGAGCTCGTGCTTGTGCTCGTGCTCGTCTCTGTGCTTGTGCTCGTGCTCGTGCTCATGCTCATGCTGCTGTTATTGTTGTTGGTGTCAGTGCTAGTGTTGGTGGCTGCTGCTAGTAGTTGTTGTGCTGCTGCTAGTGACCTAGTctgtttcaataaattaaattaatgagtttttgcgggtgaaatatgaaagaatattttggatttatatgtctaaaaatgatgattccatgtatttcaaatattgttgataaagatgttagattaaaacattgaatatttttttcttcttctttttttaatcattattaatAGAGACATAGAGAGCGATTAAAAAGATGTTATAggctgggtttttctttttttgttaatttcctAACAGAACAAGCCTATTCCAAAAATCATAatgtttatgataaaaaatcaggattttttttgttcagaagtTAATTtcaggggtttttttttttggtacaatttggccttttttctttctttataaggAACTGTCCATTCTCTTAACAAACAAAATGCGTAGTGATGTTTTAAAACCCATCTTCCCCACCAAACACAGAATTTAAATGCCAAGTCAAAGGAAAGCTCAGGAATAGAACACTTGGCTGTTGAAAACTCGAAATACCAATGAAATGCACGTAAATTTTGTTCTTACCTGGCTACTTGTAGAGAGTCCAACATCATAAACCATGGTGAGATCAGTCTTGTAAAGTCCAAATGATCGCTCAGAACCAGGTCCAGGTTTCGAGTCTCCGTCATAAAGAGCAAAGAGGAATGTATCCACTGATTTTCCTGGCATGAGCGGAGTGCCCACCATCGATCGAAGGTGTGCAATCAAATTGCCATTGTAAGCCTGGGCATTCTCAATGCTTGGCCCTACGTCGTTGTCATCTCCTTTAAATGGCCATCCAGTCTCAGCCACCACAATCTCAACATTCTTAAATCCCATAGAATTCAGTGCAGAATAAACTGCATCCACCTGCAATTGATTAAACCACTTGTCAGTAGCATTTTTATTCGATCATCTATTGATACAAACTTTTCGCACTTGCAATTTGATTTACTCTCACCCGAGCATCGAACATGTTCATGTACTTGATCTTAGTGTTTCCATCCAATCGTCCAGCGTTCGGCTGGAAAAGGCAAAAAACAAGAGTCTCAGGCCTTGTATCGCTTCTGTAGGCAAAGTAAGGGGAGGGATTGATTGCGAAAGGCGAACCAGTCGCACTATTAAACTCCAACAAGCCCTTCATCAGATCCCCATAACTTGGATCAAAGCTTCCAGAAGAAGGTGGCTCAGACTTCTTAAGCACTCCCATCGGATGAACTGTGGAGACCTTAATTTTACCCCCGAGCGATGCATCATTTAGAGCATTCTGTACATTTTGCATTGCTGGTAAGAGCTTGTTCATGAGATTCTGGTCATTGGAAGTCATGACCTCGTTGCCAACAGTGAAGTGATGAGGATGATATTGCTAGCTGGATAGAAGGGAAGCACGTTTGTGTTGATCCAGCTTTTGGCAAAATTGGGATCAGAGGCTAGTCCTGGAATGTCACCATTTGCAGTCACTactaaaaaatgtattaattagCAACTGATTACTCCGTTGCAGATAATActaaaatccgttgctaaaacaatttagcaacggaattaGCAACGGACAAAATCCGATGCAGATTTGTCATTGCTGATTTTGCAGCAACGGATTTGTCCGTTGCTAATTTCGCAGCAGCGGATTTTCCATTGCTGTTTCACGAAACCAGCAGCGGATTTTCCGTTgttgattgatgaattatttaCAATTAGCAACGGACTTTCCGTTgctgaatatattatttttattaaattaatttttttatttatcaaaatgaattttaatttgtttaattaattatttatagatattttaaaagttgtaaaatatatataaccaacataaattaatattacaaaataaatgcatcactaataaaaaaatggaataaaaataatgttcatattataaaaatttagttaaacttGCATTAATACAAATAAgtcaaaatacaataaaaagaaacaacaaaagataCAATCATGGTGCTGGTTGCATAGACGAACCATGATATTGTGGATCGACACAAGATGAATTAGGATATAGTCGTCGAGGTGTAGGTCGATAAATTGGTTGAGATGTGGAACCTATATGTGTCATTATCTGGGGAGCTATAGGTGGTGGCATTGATGGGGCCAAAGGTGATGGCATACCTTGGGCAATATTTGATGTCCCACCATGGTATCCAAGATTGTTCACAAAATATTCTTTCATGGAATCCATCTGCCTTttcatttcaagaataaaatcatcttttttctttatctcctcttctttattctttatctTCTTTTGCAATGCCCGATATGATGAACTCGGATATGATGACTCCACCGAGTAGGAATGTGATGAAGAGCTTGTACTAACTATAGATTTTGGCATACGAGGTGCACCATATATCCTACCCCTTGTAACTCCTTCTGAAGCCACACACTAAGCTGCTCCATCAaatgaaggatgattttcccgATTAGTTCCATACTTTGAAATCATctccattttataattttcctacaaataaaatacatgtaataataaattcatttgaatgttaaataatacttaagttataacaataataaaataaaaatacatacaacCACTTTTTTAGACTTGTTGTCGATGAAGCTACCAGACTGCTTAGTACTTTGATGCAAAGCTGAAAAGACATCATCCCATGGGGGTTCTTTTCCACCAGCTTCCTCTTGctttcaagattaataaatattataaaagataaatataaaaaatttaattcattatcttaagAAAATTCTTTACCATGTTAGCTCGATATGATGCAAATGACACTGTTCCTCCAGAATGAGTGCTTATTTTGCCATCTGTTTTGGTTAATCGATTCTTCCTAGCAGATTCCGACCTCCTTTGAAATTCAGGGGTGGACCAAACATTTTTGATCATTTGATTACAGTCATCATTGTTTATCCAAGCAGGACCTTTATCAGgcaatctataatatttgtaGTGTTTCCATTTGACATGGCTTTCTTGCGAGCTCGTGTCAATTGTTGATTCAAAGCAATCCTAGCCTTATCTTCCCAAATTTTATGAACAATCGACTCATCTTCCTCAGGAAAGGAATAATTTTTctaccaaataatatatatatatatatataccaagtaAAAAGAGTGCACAAAATTTCAAAGTATGAAAAATGATTAATCATATTGTGTTATCTTGTTCATAATTTGCAAGATTATGTAAtaactaaagaaattaaatgatattaaagagtaaataagaaataaaaacaaattagaacaCAAATCAGTCCCTACTACAATACCTGTGTTGGAGACGAGAAGCATATTTATGGTTtcccataaataaaaaaggagaggaaTATGACAACTCCTTAATCCATATCTTATTGATTCagcaaactatataaaaaactaaacaccccacagataaaagaaaaggaatataaaGCAAGTGAATCCTGACAAGATTTTAAATTCCACATGCAGGTTCAAAAATCAATACCATTTCCATATGAAGGCATCCAATcgagtttgttttttatcatatgCCTTGGTACATTTTGCTCTTACAAGTAGTGTTAGGCTGAACTTAAATTCTTGGTAGTTTTATTTCTCCATCCCTACCTCCACCCCCAACGTCCCTTTCCATTCAGACTTGGCTTTTAGGTGTAATTGTTGGCTTCTATCTGGACCTTTTTGCTATGCAATTTAATGGCCTTCATGATTTGAAACTTAAAGTATTACAATGGCCATAGCACCAAGAAGCAATACCCCAACACATCAATAAAGTAGTCTCAATTAAAGAGTGAATATATTTCCGTTTGAAcccaaacacaaacaaattacaagaatattataaacatatcaaagaaaagaatatgACAATTAGTGTTGATTCTTACCTTAAACTCCTTAAAGAGCTCATCCCTGCACATTGAATCTACTTTTTCCCAACAATGCCATGCTCCCTTAAAATTAGACCTCAAAATATCTCCGATTGCACGTTCACACAATGCGTTATTGAacctgaaaaaatataataacaaacttttattaaaaaaaataattacataataataagtaaatttttttcaaacctgaaaatataaccttaataagttagtttttaaaagtttcaaCTTACTCTGTTGTTCCATACAAAcaaagctctttttttcttgtattggaTCTATTTGTGTGTCAAAACCCTTCCTTTTAACACTTCGATCATAAATGTATGGAGAACAGGTTGAACTGTGGTTTGATGGGATACCATCTTGATCCTCGTCATATACACCTCTCTCATTACTACCAGCTCTCTCATCACATACACCTCTATCATTACTACCATCTCCCTCATCTTCATCTCTAATGTTCACATCATCATCAGTATCACCATCATCACCCTCAACTCTCTCATAACTCCTATATGCATTATGTCCTCCATAAACAAGTTGGTTATCTCGAGAGAAACCTCATTGAgtttgaagcaaatcttggaAGCGAAACCCCTCACAAAGTTGATATGCATCAACCCTCCCATAATCATGTTGAGGAGGATGTGTACTCCCCAAAGTAGGTATATAATACTCCTTCGAGTTCTGATACACAGGTTGCTGAAACGTGGCTCCTTTGTTATTACGCCTTGATGGAGTTTGAAATGATTTGGATGAAGTGGACCTATCACTCCTTGAAGTGGACCTGTCACTCCTAGAATCTAATATGGATCCTCGTCGAGGCATgctaaaaaccataaaaaatacatgcattACTATCAATAATTATTGagttcataaaatataaaaccaacCAAACTGCATAATTATATCAAAGAAGGAATGCAAAATTCTTTCCTTTGTTCTTCATACATGTCATATATATCATTGAAGAAGCAGGCATGGATAGAAgctaagcataaaaataaaaacagcagGAATTAATTAGtggtgattaattaattaatggaatAAGACAGCATGATTTGTTTAAGACAATAATCATGGAATTAAATGGTAGTGATCAAAGCATGATGAGATTGGAGCTGGCAATGATGTCCTTAACACGTGATTCCATTACCTTTATTTCACTAGTGAACGTATTGGCTGATGGCCATAGCTGTAGACTTAAGCAAATCACCATATCGGTCATTGCCAGTGCTTAATGCCTAACCAATTATTATTAGATGTAAGCATTATCCCTTTTAAGTTTTAAGTATGATGCTGGAAAGGTGAATGAGCAAATAAAATAGTCTCATCATTACACACTCCTTACTAATTTTTATAAGATTCACAAATATAAGGACAGACCACCTAGAACTGGAATTAAAAGAGTTTGCATGTAACGAAGTCTTTGAACAATCCTAGCAATAGGGAGTTTCCTAGTATAGAGAAATCTGCATGTAAATCAGTAACACAGAAATTCCCACCTAGCTATGACATTAATGGTTTTGAGAATAATCAAAGCTAAGAGGTTGCTGACAGAATGgagcctgcaaaaaaaaaaagtgtaatttAGCCAGCCAAATATTTTGGCTGCGAGGAAGTGATTTCCAATATGGAGGACATAATGCATGAATAAAGCCAAGATTGACACATTAGCATAGAGTAGCAGGACCATTACACGCAACTCAGGAACATTAGAAAAAGTGGAAAACATATGTTGCCAACTAACAACAGATAAAGTTTGAATTCATTTCTTATATTTCCATATCTAGCAGCTTAGAAAGTGAGTGATGTCTAAAACATGGTAAAATCATTATGATATTATGTGAATTACTTTGAACTAACTTTAAGATGCTTCCTGGATCAATCATGATGTAAGAAAGAAGTTGCATGTCATGTAGTTCATAGGCTGCTTTACATTTTCTTCTCGAAATCCAGTTCCCTTTTCTCCAAATCATTGAGTCAATGTACCATATGCATCCTAAAAAGGCTGAACAAAAGTAACATTCAAATTGGATCACATCATACCAGTAacgttaaaaagaaaaataataggtTGAGGAGGAATCCAACCCGATTCTGTAGTAACTCTAGCTAATTCCAGCATTGATGCTGCATAACAATCAAACATGCAAATTGAAATGACTAAGCATGGAAATTCATAATCAACAAGTACGTTTGAGATATTTAAGGCAGCCCAAGTGGTTAAGAGATGTAATTTAATCACCAGCTCCTGATGAACCAAAAGGACCATCAAAATGGCCATTAATTAAAACAGATGGGTCAGTTTCTTGTGAATCTGCTGATGATATCCTGTCATTAAGTAAAATTTAGTCCACAATGGTGTTTTCCAAAAATGtaagataaaaatacaaccTTTGTCATGTCACAAGGCATACACATTATACCTGTTTGTCTATGCAGACCGGCAATATGAGGATTATCTTAGGGAAGAAGGAACAAGCCTATAAGTAGGAACAAAAATTCTTTGTATATGTACTGCCTGTAAGCCTGTAAGCAGGAACTACCAGTTTATTAGAAATGGTTTCGAAgttcaatcaaaataatatatgtcaTCTGATCCATAACACAAACTTGAATAAAATAGCAAATAAATAACATTGAAAGCCTAAACTTGTCAAGTAATATGAGgaaataatatgaaatcatccatacatataataaagataattcattac from Populus alba chromosome 14, ASM523922v2, whole genome shotgun sequence includes:
- the LOC118050916 gene encoding uncharacterized protein gives rise to the protein MTSNDQNLMNKLLPAMQNVQNALNDASLGGKIKVSTVHPMGVLKKSEPPSSGSFDPSYGDLMKGLLEFNSATGSPFAINPSPYFAYRSDTRPETLVFCLFQPNAGRLDGNTKIKYMNMFDARVDAVYSALNSMGFKNVEIVVAETGWPFKGDDNDVGPSIENAQAYNGNLIAHLRSMVGTPLMPGKSVDTFLFALYDGDSKPGPGSERSFGLYKTDLTMVYDVGLSTSSQTRSLAAAQQLLAAATNTSTDTNNNNSSMSMSTSTSTSTETSTSTSTSSSMNNISIINGSISGSSSNKVHLNRIFNLGKAFCNRKNSASASCPRAPTTGGAWAHAPPPIKGGGEMSYVATVGDQGLWLVETGKISRLRVGRWCSWLLRGAAEREKAWRVWLVCGCCFFVAFGSRPKEKKALLIGKVMLLHRERDNVWLGGGFVSICVCGEEWTGCRAIGWRRSGKKRKNNLGSMRGVWLLVCGGKVERGEG